A single Actinomadura algeriensis DNA region contains:
- a CDS encoding NUDIX hydrolase — MRERCVGAIVHDRDGRLLLVRRGRPPGAGRWSVPGGRVEPGEDDAAALVREMLEETGLRVRAGAFVGTVERDGPGGVVYEIHDYAATVLGGTPRAGDDAADVRWVAPGDLPDLPLVPGLLDALAEWDVL, encoded by the coding sequence ATGCGAGAACGGTGCGTGGGCGCGATCGTCCATGATCGGGACGGCCGGCTGCTGCTGGTGCGGCGGGGCCGCCCGCCCGGCGCGGGCCGCTGGTCGGTGCCGGGCGGGCGCGTGGAACCGGGCGAGGACGACGCCGCGGCGCTCGTCCGCGAGATGCTGGAGGAAACGGGGCTGCGTGTGCGCGCGGGCGCGTTCGTGGGCACGGTGGAACGGGACGGACCGGGCGGCGTCGTCTACGAGATCCACGACTACGCCGCCACGGTGCTCGGCGGGACGCCGCGCGCCGGGGACGACGCGGCGGACGTCCGGTGGGTCGCGCCCGGCGACCTCCCGGACCTGCCGCTCGTCCCCGGCCTCCTCGATGCGCTCGCGGAGTGGGACGTGCTCTAG
- a CDS encoding DUF6758 family protein, translating into MRAEPTCPRCGAQVQAPGLWSSDWSCGAHGAVLPRQPPVRPGPDALAIVLRDVRVPVWTPWPLPLNWLVTGFVTVGDDRDGARACGVALSGPGLVSGPADMMLIAEEPGVGLGAHYAGLDGSDPGERFDGSPPHAKIGISGPAATPGHTVPLWAVGREPDRAVFVGEALGNWLWAVLWPADAGVLMLEEQNLLDLREPGMEVDLPYGAYSRRLDL; encoded by the coding sequence ATGAGGGCGGAGCCCACATGCCCGCGATGCGGGGCCCAGGTGCAGGCGCCGGGACTCTGGTCGAGCGACTGGAGCTGCGGCGCGCACGGCGCGGTACTTCCGAGGCAGCCGCCCGTCCGGCCCGGCCCGGACGCGCTCGCCATCGTCCTGCGCGACGTGCGGGTGCCCGTCTGGACGCCTTGGCCGCTCCCGCTGAACTGGCTCGTGACCGGGTTCGTGACGGTCGGGGACGATCGCGACGGGGCGCGCGCGTGCGGCGTCGCGCTGTCGGGGCCGGGGCTGGTCAGCGGCCCCGCCGACATGATGCTGATCGCCGAGGAGCCGGGCGTGGGGCTCGGCGCGCACTACGCCGGGCTGGACGGCTCCGACCCCGGCGAGCGGTTCGACGGAAGCCCGCCGCACGCGAAGATCGGCATCAGCGGCCCGGCGGCCACCCCCGGACACACCGTCCCGCTGTGGGCGGTCGGCCGCGAACCGGACCGGGCCGTCTTCGTCGGCGAGGCGCTCGGCAACTGGCTGTGGGCCGTCCTGTGGCCCGCGGACGCGGGCGTGCTCATGCTCGAGGAGCAGAACCTCCTCGACCTCCGCGAACCCGGCATGGAAGTTGACCTTCCCTACGGCGCCTACAGCCGCAGGCTAGACCTCTGA
- a CDS encoding PHP domain-containing protein has product MRIDLHVHSDASDGTRSPAEVMRRARGNGVDVVALTDHDTTAGWDAAAAALPDGLTLVPGVELSCVHDGRSLHMLGYLFDPAEPVLAAELARIRDDRVIRARTMVERLRGLGVDVTWERVRELARGDAVGRPHIAQAMIEAGAVASHDEAFTADWIAEGGRAHAERYALDPERAVALVRAAGGACVLAHPRARRAGYVFPDELIERLAAAGLTGVEADHPNHVPDDRAHLRDLAAALGLVVTGSSDDHGAPTGDRIGAETTAPAAYEAVLDAARGVVPPTP; this is encoded by the coding sequence ATGCGGATCGACCTGCACGTCCACAGCGACGCATCCGACGGCACACGCTCGCCCGCCGAAGTGATGCGGCGCGCGCGCGGCAACGGCGTGGACGTCGTCGCGCTCACCGACCACGACACCACCGCCGGGTGGGACGCGGCCGCGGCGGCACTCCCGGACGGGCTGACGCTCGTCCCCGGCGTCGAACTGTCGTGCGTCCATGACGGCAGGAGCCTGCACATGCTCGGCTACCTGTTCGACCCGGCCGAACCCGTCCTGGCCGCCGAACTCGCCCGCATCCGCGACGACCGCGTGATCAGGGCCCGGACGATGGTCGAACGGCTCCGCGGCCTCGGCGTGGACGTCACGTGGGAGCGGGTCCGCGAACTCGCGCGGGGTGACGCCGTCGGGCGCCCGCACATCGCCCAGGCCATGATCGAGGCCGGCGCCGTCGCGTCCCACGACGAGGCGTTCACCGCCGACTGGATCGCCGAGGGCGGCCGCGCGCACGCCGAACGGTACGCGCTCGACCCCGAACGCGCGGTCGCGCTCGTCCGCGCCGCCGGGGGCGCGTGCGTCCTGGCCCATCCGCGGGCCCGGCGCGCCGGGTACGTCTTCCCGGACGAGCTGATCGAGCGGCTCGCGGCCGCCGGGCTCACCGGCGTCGAGGCCGACCACCCGAACCACGTCCCGGACGACCGCGCCCACCTGCGCGATCTCGCCGCCGCCCTCGGCCTCGTCGTCACCGGGTCCAGCGACGACCACGGCGCCCCCACCGGCGACCGCATCGGCGCCGAGACCACCGCACCCGCCGCGTACGAGGCCGTCCTGGACGCCGCCCGCGGCGTCGTTCCGCCGACGCCCTGA
- a CDS encoding MBL fold metallo-hydrolase has translation MDARIEQVVTSGKLTLDDTEYDVENNTYLVGDDDEVIVIDPAFDAEAILEKVGEREVMAVLLTDGNEHRLGVVLEVAAAGEDDEENWAPIALHRADRMLWRDYFGRLAKEEDDEDDAKALRSLEPDIWLEDGGVFEIADAQLEIVQTPGHTPGSVCVISEQLGVLFSGDTLHRGRPGSIGGAFDDLRKQLNSIGALLDPLPRDLQVMPAQGDETTAGEENSRWESWGDMAREDND, from the coding sequence GTGGACGCGCGCATCGAACAGGTGGTGACGTCGGGCAAGCTGACCCTGGACGACACCGAGTACGACGTCGAGAACAACACCTACCTCGTCGGCGACGACGACGAGGTCATCGTCATCGACCCGGCGTTCGACGCCGAGGCCATCCTCGAGAAGGTGGGCGAGCGCGAGGTCATGGCCGTCCTGCTCACCGACGGCAACGAGCACCGGCTCGGCGTCGTGCTCGAGGTCGCCGCCGCCGGCGAGGACGACGAGGAGAACTGGGCGCCGATCGCGCTGCACCGGGCCGACCGGATGCTGTGGCGCGACTACTTCGGCCGCCTCGCCAAGGAAGAGGACGACGAGGACGACGCCAAGGCGCTGCGGTCCCTCGAACCCGACATCTGGCTGGAGGACGGCGGCGTCTTCGAGATCGCCGACGCCCAGCTCGAGATCGTCCAGACCCCGGGGCACACCCCCGGCAGCGTCTGCGTGATCAGCGAGCAGCTCGGCGTGCTGTTCTCCGGCGACACCCTGCACCGCGGCCGACCCGGCTCGATCGGCGGCGCCTTCGACGACCTGCGCAAGCAGCTCAACTCGATCGGCGCCCTGCTCGACCCGCTGCCCCGCGACCTGCAGGTCATGCCCGCCCAGGGCGACGAGACGACCGCGGGCGAGGAGAACTCCCGCTGGGAGAGCTGGGGCGACATGGCGCGCGAGGACAACGACTGA
- a CDS encoding RecB family exonuclease, translating into MTVEQLGFDGMPERLYACTPSRLNTWLHCPRRYRMTYLDRPMPPKGPPWAHNSVGAGVHNALAAWWRLPEPDRTPTAAGALLTRGWITEGFRDAEQSAAHRERARDLVERYTAGLDPSDEPVGVERTVATRTARIAVSGRIDRLDARGGELVVVDYKTGRRPLTQDDARGSLALAIYAVAASRVLRRPCRRVELHHLPSGEVAAWEHTAESLDRHIERAEDIAAEASAADDAYRARVPKPRRGEPRRGADDRSRQVDHAPFDERFPARPGPLCAYCDFARHCPEGREAAPRKEPWAALPADV; encoded by the coding sequence CTGACGGTGGAGCAGCTCGGCTTCGACGGCATGCCCGAACGCCTGTACGCGTGCACGCCGTCGCGGCTGAACACCTGGCTGCACTGCCCGCGGCGGTACCGGATGACCTACCTCGATCGTCCGATGCCGCCGAAGGGCCCGCCGTGGGCGCACAACAGCGTCGGCGCCGGCGTGCACAACGCGCTCGCCGCGTGGTGGCGGCTGCCCGAACCCGACCGGACGCCCACCGCCGCCGGCGCCCTGCTCACGCGCGGCTGGATCACCGAGGGGTTCCGCGACGCCGAGCAGTCCGCCGCGCACCGCGAACGGGCCCGCGACCTGGTCGAACGCTACACCGCGGGCCTCGACCCGTCCGATGAGCCGGTCGGCGTCGAGCGGACGGTCGCGACCCGCACCGCCCGCATCGCCGTCTCCGGCCGCATCGACCGGCTGGACGCCCGCGGCGGCGAACTCGTCGTCGTCGACTACAAGACCGGGCGGCGGCCCCTCACCCAGGACGACGCGCGCGGCTCGCTCGCCCTCGCGATCTACGCGGTGGCGGCGTCCCGGGTGCTGCGCCGCCCCTGCCGCCGCGTCGAGCTGCACCACCTGCCGTCCGGCGAGGTGGCCGCGTGGGAGCACACCGCCGAGTCCCTCGACCGCCACATCGAACGTGCGGAGGACATCGCCGCCGAGGCCTCGGCGGCGGACGACGCCTACCGCGCCCGCGTCCCGAAGCCCCGCCGCGGCGAGCCGCGCCGGGGTGCGGACGACCGCTCCCGGCAGGTCGACCACGCCCCGTTCGACGAGCGGTTCCCGGCGCGTCCGGGGCCGCTGTGCGCGTACTGCGACTTCGCGCGCCACTGCCCCGAGGGCCGCGAGGCCGCCCCGCGCAAGGAGCCCTGGGCGGCCCTGCCGGCGGACGTCTGA
- a CDS encoding oxygenase MpaB family protein, giving the protein MSATVQPPESVTWRVHIDRAMWVGGVRSLMLQALHPVAMWGVWQNSNFREDPFGRLQRTSDFVGLSTFGSEEEVEAAAYRVREIHRSLRILNHDTGKRERLDQPELLLWVHCAEVYSYLEVARRAGLPLTDAMADRYLDEQRASAVHVGLHAEDVPGSVAEMEQYFASMRPHLRVTEEAAETVRFLMWPTMPENLKFLAPGKPGWFPFGALCYYSLPDWARAMYGVLPEVPQPAVTASLRSFRMAMNSVPERLHDYAFAKNTRDMLDRARRRLAADGYDVSKGLYGLRDPRRWPAREPAGVA; this is encoded by the coding sequence ATGTCGGCGACCGTCCAGCCACCCGAGAGCGTCACCTGGCGCGTCCACATCGACCGGGCCATGTGGGTCGGGGGCGTCCGCAGCCTCATGCTGCAGGCCCTGCACCCCGTCGCGATGTGGGGCGTCTGGCAGAACTCCAACTTCCGCGAGGACCCGTTCGGACGCCTCCAGCGGACGTCCGACTTCGTGGGCCTGTCCACGTTCGGCAGCGAGGAGGAGGTCGAGGCGGCCGCCTACCGCGTCCGCGAGATCCACCGCAGCCTGCGCATCCTCAACCACGACACGGGCAAGCGGGAGCGGCTCGACCAGCCGGAGCTGCTGCTGTGGGTGCACTGCGCCGAGGTGTACTCCTACCTGGAGGTCGCGCGGCGCGCGGGGCTGCCGCTGACGGACGCGATGGCCGACCGGTACCTCGACGAACAGCGGGCGTCCGCCGTGCACGTGGGACTGCACGCCGAGGACGTCCCCGGCAGCGTCGCCGAGATGGAGCAGTACTTCGCGAGCATGCGGCCGCACCTGCGGGTCACCGAGGAGGCCGCCGAGACCGTCCGGTTCCTGATGTGGCCGACGATGCCGGAGAACCTGAAGTTCCTCGCGCCCGGAAAGCCCGGCTGGTTCCCGTTCGGGGCACTGTGCTACTACTCGCTCCCCGACTGGGCCCGCGCGATGTACGGGGTGCTGCCGGAGGTGCCGCAGCCCGCCGTCACCGCGTCGCTCCGTTCGTTCCGGATGGCGATGAACTCCGTGCCCGAGCGGCTGCACGACTACGCGTTCGCCAAGAACACCCGCGACATGCTCGACCGCGCGCGGCGGCGGCTCGCCGCCGACGGGTACGACGTGAGCAAGGGCCTGTACGGGCTCCGCGACCCGCGCCGCTGGCCCGCCCGCGAGCCGGCCGGCGTGGCCTGA
- a CDS encoding class F sortase, translating to MPPRGRDGGHRTRLAALAAAALAACTGVDVLTTEARPHEPPRTLQAPRPSASAPGPAEPARTSPLAPSRPTTLDIPSIDVHSKLLRLGLAPDGALEVPRPPDENRAGWYTGSVTPGERGTAVILGHLDSTSGASVFYRLGDLGPGRRVRVHRADGTTAVFTVDAVRRHPKGDFPAKAVYGHTPRPSLRLITCGGAFDDDTGHYLDNIVVYAHLTAVA from the coding sequence ATGCCGCCGCGGGGCCGCGACGGCGGTCATCGCACCCGCCTCGCGGCCCTCGCGGCCGCCGCCCTCGCCGCCTGCACCGGCGTCGACGTCCTCACCACCGAGGCTCGACCCCACGAACCCCCGCGCACCCTGCAGGCGCCCCGCCCGTCCGCGTCCGCACCCGGCCCCGCCGAACCGGCGCGGACATCGCCGCTCGCCCCGTCCCGTCCGACGACGCTCGACATCCCGTCCATCGACGTCCACTCGAAGCTCCTGCGCCTCGGACTCGCCCCCGACGGCGCCCTCGAAGTCCCCCGTCCGCCCGACGAGAACCGCGCCGGCTGGTACACCGGCTCCGTCACCCCCGGCGAACGAGGCACCGCCGTGATCCTCGGCCACCTCGACTCCACGTCCGGCGCGTCCGTCTTCTACCGGCTCGGCGACCTCGGCCCCGGCCGCCGCGTCCGCGTCCACCGCGCCGACGGCACCACGGCCGTCTTCACCGTCGACGCCGTCCGCCGCCACCCCAAGGGCGACTTCCCCGCGAAAGCCGTCTACGGCCACACCCCGCGCCCGTCCCTCCGCCTGATCACCTGCGGCGGCGCGTTCGACGACGACACCGGCCACTACCTCGACAACATCGTCGTCTACGCCCACCTCACGGCGGTCGCGTAA
- a CDS encoding sporulation protein: MAFRTLLSSLGVNAPRVETVLVSSAVRPGGTLAASVTLEGGGADVSVERLGVELVTRVEARETTETRWTNPGVVVSHGTGAFELGAGETREFRLDIEVPWEMPVTHALGRSLKGARAAVRTTVEIGKAVDRGDFDEVAVHALPAQDMCFEAFRRLGFRFDEAEVKRFRAHGGINQTLPYCQELEFWFPREYGRPRGDQLEVMFIARHDSMDLITGPRGPYPFTYSEMERERFVRWLDGHCRSAWGTGVSRGRSPDRGAGRSSG, translated from the coding sequence ATGGCTTTTCGTACGTTGCTCAGCTCGCTGGGCGTCAACGCGCCGCGGGTCGAGACGGTGCTCGTGTCGAGTGCGGTCAGGCCGGGCGGGACGCTCGCCGCGAGCGTCACGCTCGAGGGCGGCGGGGCGGACGTCTCGGTCGAGCGGCTCGGGGTGGAGCTGGTGACGCGGGTGGAGGCGCGGGAGACGACCGAGACCCGGTGGACGAATCCGGGGGTGGTGGTCTCGCACGGGACGGGGGCGTTCGAGTTGGGGGCGGGCGAGACCCGCGAGTTCCGGCTGGACATCGAGGTGCCGTGGGAGATGCCGGTGACGCATGCGCTGGGACGGTCGCTGAAGGGGGCGCGGGCGGCGGTGCGCACCACCGTGGAGATCGGCAAGGCGGTCGACCGGGGCGACTTCGACGAGGTCGCGGTGCACGCGCTGCCGGCGCAGGACATGTGCTTCGAGGCGTTCCGGCGGCTGGGGTTCCGGTTCGACGAGGCGGAGGTGAAGCGGTTCCGGGCACACGGCGGGATCAACCAGACCCTGCCCTACTGCCAGGAGCTCGAGTTCTGGTTCCCGCGGGAGTACGGCCGTCCGCGGGGTGATCAGCTGGAGGTGATGTTCATCGCGCGGCACGACTCGATGGACCTCATCACGGGCCCGCGGGGGCCCTACCCGTTCACCTACTCGGAGATGGAGCGGGAGCGGTTCGTGCGGTGGCTCGACGGGCACTGCCGGTCGGCGTGGGGGACGGGGGTCAGTCGCGGACGCAGTCCGGACAGGGGCGCTGGGCGAAGCTCGGGGTGA
- a CDS encoding effector-associated domain 2-containing protein, whose amino-acid sequence MSVGELRGVPERWMPKGTCVIFACDIASFGDTSRTDDVREIMRHAMYRQLDVSFGAAGIGPERRYHEDRGDGVMVLVPAEVGTEPLLTTVVEMLRAELRRYNKAAADVAQIKLRVSVHTGEARHDGNGVVGTPVNHAFRILDAPPFKDALSESGASLAVIVSQRVHDDVVRHGPGLIDPDEYRRIDIAVKETEGAAWVRVPGAGSLPVPGTGTDVARAVGDVPRVGGGPASAEPDSVPPHAVFTVVDAMCAVSLMATEQGRNQVMRIVRGEIAGAVPRHAEARMDVYSIVTTCLDYPGGLRELLVAVRGLAGESMAVMELEQTVARVLPRL is encoded by the coding sequence ATGAGCGTCGGCGAACTAAGAGGCGTGCCCGAGCGATGGATGCCGAAGGGGACGTGTGTCATCTTCGCGTGCGACATCGCATCGTTCGGGGACACGTCCCGGACGGACGATGTGCGAGAAATCATGCGGCACGCGATGTACCGGCAACTCGACGTGAGCTTCGGTGCCGCGGGAATCGGGCCGGAGCGGCGCTATCACGAAGACCGTGGCGACGGCGTGATGGTGCTCGTGCCGGCGGAGGTGGGCACGGAGCCGCTGCTGACGACGGTCGTGGAAATGCTGAGGGCTGAACTTCGGCGGTACAACAAGGCGGCGGCGGACGTCGCGCAGATCAAACTTCGGGTGTCGGTGCACACCGGCGAGGCTCGTCACGACGGGAACGGGGTCGTGGGAACGCCCGTGAATCACGCGTTCCGGATTCTGGACGCGCCGCCGTTCAAAGACGCGCTCAGCGAGTCGGGAGCGTCGCTCGCGGTGATCGTGTCGCAGCGGGTGCACGACGATGTGGTGCGGCACGGCCCCGGGCTGATCGACCCGGACGAGTACCGGCGGATCGACATCGCGGTGAAGGAGACCGAGGGGGCGGCGTGGGTGCGGGTGCCGGGGGCGGGGAGCCTGCCGGTGCCGGGGACGGGCACGGACGTCGCGAGGGCGGTCGGCGACGTTCCTCGGGTGGGTGGGGGGCCGGCCTCGGCGGAACCGGACTCCGTGCCGCCGCATGCGGTGTTCACGGTCGTCGACGCGATGTGCGCGGTGTCGCTGATGGCCACCGAGCAGGGGCGGAACCAGGTGATGCGGATCGTGCGCGGGGAGATCGCCGGGGCGGTTCCGCGGCACGCCGAGGCACGTATGGACGTCTACTCGATCGTCACGACGTGCCTCGACTACCCGGGCGGGTTGCGGGAACTGCTGGTGGCGGTCAGAGGGCTCGCGGGTGAGTCGATGGCGGTCATGGAGTTGGAGCAGACGGTCGCGCGGGTGTTGCCCCGGCTTTGA
- the fxsA gene encoding FxSxx-COOH cyclophane-containing RiPP peptide, whose translation MGDEGSEGRSFLIDVSDISLRQIETLDETVIGGVLRQLLGDAVGSQSAVAGFDSFVDPGQAPPH comes from the coding sequence GTGGGAGACGAAGGCAGCGAAGGCCGATCCTTCCTGATCGATGTGAGCGACATCTCCCTCCGGCAGATCGAGACACTCGACGAAACGGTGATAGGCGGTGTGCTCCGCCAGTTGCTCGGCGACGCGGTGGGCTCGCAGTCGGCCGTGGCCGGCTTCGATTCCTTCGTCGATCCCGGGCAGGCGCCGCCCCACTGA